TCTGTGCCCGCTATTGTAGCCCACACCCGACCGGCTCCCAGGGATCGCGAGTCGTCGGCTCACGGGATTGTGAGGGGAACGCGACTGACTGCCGCGGGGTTGGTCACTCAGGAACGTGTTCGGGATGGTAGCATATGGGCTTGTGGGGTCGGGCGAGAGACTTGGGTTGAGGAGGAGGGGTCGTGCGTCTCTACAACTCGCTCACGCAGCGCAAGGAAGAGTTCACGCCGCTCAACGGCAAGACCGTTCGAATGTACGTCTGTGGCATCACGCCCTACGACACCACGCACATGGGCCATGCCATGACGTACCTGACCTTCGACGTCATCAACCGCTACTGCCAGCACCTCGGGTGGCGGGTGAAGTATGTCCAGAACGTCACCGACATCGACGACGATATCCTCCGTAAGGCGCGCGAGGTTGGTGAGCCCTGGGACCGCTTGGGAGACCGCTACATCCGGCAGTTCCAGGAGGACCTGAATAGCATCAACATCCTCCCACCCTCTGTCTACCCTCGGGCCAGCGAAGAGATCCCGACCATCATCGAGATGATCTCAACACTGGTCGAGCGCGGGATGGCCTACGTGCGCGACGGCAACGTCTACTTCCGGGTGGCCAGCGACCCCGACTACGGGCACCTCTGTCGATGCAGCACCGAAGAGATGATCGCCCTCTCGGCCGAGCGCGGCGCCGACCCCAACGACCCCCGCAAGGAGAACCCGCTCGACTTCATCCTCTGGCAGGCCCAGCAACCGGGTGAGCCTGCCTGGGACAGCCCCTGGGGTCCCGGGCGGCCCGGCTGGCACATCGAGTGCAGCGCGATGGCCTACCGCTACCTCGGCCCTCAAATCGACATCCACGGCGGCGGTGGCGACCTGATTTATCCCCACCATGAGAGCGAGATCGCCCAGACCGAGGCGTACACGCAGAAGGAGCCGTTCGCGCGCTTCTGGGTCCACGTGGCCATGGTCCGGTACCAGGGCGAGAAGATGAGCAAGTCGCTGGGGAACCTGGTGCTGGTGCGCGACGTGCTCCGTGACCACACGGCCGACGCGCTGCGGCTCTACCTCCTCAGCAACCACTACCGCGAGTCGTTCGAGTATCAGGACGACGGCCCGGCGCGCTTCGAGCCGCTGGCCGATCTGCTCCGCCGTGCCGTGCGCCTGCCGGGCGGGAGCGGCCCGGCGCTCGATGTTGCCGATACCCACCGTGCCTTCACGGACGCCATCGGCGACGACCTCGACACCCCGACCGGCATCCAGGTGCTGCGCGAGATGGGCGAGCAGGTCATCTCCGCCGCCGAGGCGGGCCGCGACGTGACCGAAGCCCGCGAACTGCTGCGCCAGGCCGCGGGCATCCTCGGCCTGCAGGGGACGCGGTAGGTCTGGTTCTGTTCCGTCCGCCGTGGGTGGACGGCGGGGAAGGCGGCTTCAGCCGGCTGGGGGACGCAGCAGGGCTGAGGCCCATATGCTACGGTGCCCGCCGGTCGGCATGGGCCCGGCGGCTCTAGCCCCGGGCACGCGCCGCGGTGCGGGATCTTACGCGCCACCAGCCTCCGGGATCACGGCATGGCGCGGCTAATGCCGCACCATACCAAAGCGGCGACTCAGGCCGCCGCACTCCATATTGATCCCCAGCCGGCAGCAGCCGGCTTACGTTGTGAGCCCGGCTGACTCCCGCCCCCTGTGGAGCGCGGTAGGCGCGCCGCTCCTGCCTGCGCGCCTCAGCTAGCGGACAGGTGAGCGATCACGCGCTCGGCGACCTGGTCGGTGGAGGCGGTGCCGCCGAGGTCGGGGGTAAGGGTCGTCCCTTCAGCAGTGGTGGCTTCGATGGCGCGCATGACCCGTGCGGCGGCGTCCGCCTCGCCCAGGTGCTCCAGCATCATCGCGCCGGCCCAGATGGCGCCGAGCGGGTTGGCCACACCCCGGCCGGCGATGTCGGGGGCGCTGCCGTGGATCGGCTCGAAGAGTGAGGGGAGCGCCGGATCGGCCGTGAGGTTGGCGCTGGGGGCCAGACCCAGGCTGCCCATCAGGGCGCCGCCCAGATCGGTCAGGATGTCGGCGAAGAGGTTGCTGGCGACCACCACGTCGAACCGTTCGGGCGCGCGGACCATCAGCGCCGCCGCGGCGTCGACCAGCAGCGACTGGACCTCGACGTCGGGGTAATCCGCGGCCACGGCCGCGACCACCTCGTCCCAGAAGACCATGCTGTACTGCTGCGCGTTGCTCTTGGTGACGCTGGTCAGGTGCCGCCGGCGGGTGCGCGCCAGCTCGAAGGCGTAGCGGACGACCCGCTCGACGTTGAAGCGCGAGAAGACGGCCGTTTGCAGCGCGACCTCGTACGGCGTGCCGACGTGGATGCGACCGCCGACCCCCGCGTACTCCCCTTCGGTGTTCTCGCGGACGAAGATCATGTCGATGTCGGCCGGGCCTTTGTCCCGCAGCGGGCCGGTGATGCCCGGCAGCAGGCGGATCGGGCGGACGTTGACGTGCATGTCCAGCGCCTTGCGGATGGGGAGCATCAGGCCCCAGAGGGTGACGTGGTCGGGGATGTGAGGCGGGTCGCCGACCGCGCCGAGGTAGATGGCGTCGAACCCCTTCAGCGTCTCGATTCCGTCGGCGGGCATCATCGCGCCGGTTTCGCGGTAGTAATCACTGCCCCAGGGGAGATCGGTCCAGACCAGCTCGGCTGATCCGGCAACGGCGGCTTCGAGGACGGCCTTGCCCGCCGGAATGACCTCCCGGCCGATCCCGTCCCCGGCGATGACGGCGATGCGGTAGCGCTGCACCTATCGTGTCCTTCCCGGTGTGCCCACATTCGAACGACGAGGGGATCGTACGAGGGATCCGCGGACCGGACAACTGGGAAAAGGGGATCACACACCGAGAGCCACGAGCCATCCGAACCCCAGGGCGACAGCCCCGGCGCCGATAACCTTGAAGAGGTGGTGCTCGACGCGCCCCGGAGCGCGGGTGTGGGTCAGGCGGGCGGCGCCGAGCGCGAGGAGCACTGCCCCGGCCGCGAGCAGCGCGGGCAGGGGCCGGTCGGTGAGCCAGAGCGCCGCGATCGCCACCTGCGTGGCGCCGAGCGCCGCCGCGCCCAGGCAGGCGGCGAGCGCGCGGTCCCGGCCGAGCCGGGCGACGAGGGTGCCGGCTCCGGCCGCTCGGTCGCTGGCGGCGTCGGGGAGCGACTGGGCCAGGTGGACGGCAAGGACCATGAGCGCCCCGAGCGGGTAGAGGAGGAGCAGGCGCGGGTCGAAGCGTGCCAGCGTGACCCAGGCACAGATCGGCAGTAGCGGCAACGCCACGAGGTACGGAACCCAGGACCAGCGGGTCGGCTTGAGCCAGAGGTCGTAGGCGAGCCCGGCGCCCGTTCCGAGGCCGACCAGCGCAAGGGGCAGCAACCCCAGCGGCGCGCCTGCCACCAGCATCAGCGCCAACCCCCCGGCCGTCACCCTGAGCGCGGCACGGGGGGAGATGAGGCCGGACGGGATCGGCTTGGCGCGGCCGGCGGCGGCGTCCAGCTCGCGGTCGCAGTACTCGTTCAGCGCACCGATCGCGATCTGCCCACCCAGGGCTGAGAGGAGAAGGAGGGCGAAGCGGACCGGTTCGGGGCGCCCCCTGGTGGCGAGCAGACCGAAGAGTGCGAGGGCGGCGATCACGAGCAGCACCGCCCACGGGTGCGGTAAGTCGCGGTATGCGCGCAGAGTCGCGGCGCGCCGCTGGGGAGCGGTGGGTCGATCCATGGCTACGGTCCCGCCCTGAAGAGCCGCCTGGCTGCATTCGCTACGGTACCACGATACCCCGGAGCCCGGTTGTCGCGGGAGGCAGAGCGCGGTTATACTCCGATTAGCACTCTCCACCGGAGAGTGCTAACGAAGGGACGTAACGAAGGAGGGCAGGCCGAT
This genomic window from Sphaerobacter thermophilus DSM 20745 contains:
- the cysS gene encoding cysteine--tRNA ligase; amino-acid sequence: MRLYNSLTQRKEEFTPLNGKTVRMYVCGITPYDTTHMGHAMTYLTFDVINRYCQHLGWRVKYVQNVTDIDDDILRKAREVGEPWDRLGDRYIRQFQEDLNSINILPPSVYPRASEEIPTIIEMISTLVERGMAYVRDGNVYFRVASDPDYGHLCRCSTEEMIALSAERGADPNDPRKENPLDFILWQAQQPGEPAWDSPWGPGRPGWHIECSAMAYRYLGPQIDIHGGGGDLIYPHHESEIAQTEAYTQKEPFARFWVHVAMVRYQGEKMSKSLGNLVLVRDVLRDHTADALRLYLLSNHYRESFEYQDDGPARFEPLADLLRRAVRLPGGSGPALDVADTHRAFTDAIGDDLDTPTGIQVLREMGEQVISAAEAGRDVTEARELLRQAAGILGLQGTR
- a CDS encoding tartrate dehydrogenase, translating into MQRYRIAVIAGDGIGREVIPAGKAVLEAAVAGSAELVWTDLPWGSDYYRETGAMMPADGIETLKGFDAIYLGAVGDPPHIPDHVTLWGLMLPIRKALDMHVNVRPIRLLPGITGPLRDKGPADIDMIFVRENTEGEYAGVGGRIHVGTPYEVALQTAVFSRFNVERVVRYAFELARTRRRHLTSVTKSNAQQYSMVFWDEVVAAVAADYPDVEVQSLLVDAAAALMVRAPERFDVVVASNLFADILTDLGGALMGSLGLAPSANLTADPALPSLFEPIHGSAPDIAGRGVANPLGAIWAGAMMLEHLGEADAAARVMRAIEATTAEGTTLTPDLGGTASTDQVAERVIAHLSAS
- a CDS encoding UbiA family prenyltransferase, which encodes MDRPTAPQRRAATLRAYRDLPHPWAVLLVIAALALFGLLATRGRPEPVRFALLLLSALGGQIAIGALNEYCDRELDAAAGRAKPIPSGLISPRAALRVTAGGLALMLVAGAPLGLLPLALVGLGTGAGLAYDLWLKPTRWSWVPYLVALPLLPICAWVTLARFDPRLLLLYPLGALMVLAVHLAQSLPDAASDRAAGAGTLVARLGRDRALAACLGAAALGATQVAIAALWLTDRPLPALLAAGAVLLALGAARLTHTRAPGRVEHHLFKVIGAGAVALGFGWLVALGV